A single window of Hyla sarda isolate aHylSar1 chromosome 2, aHylSar1.hap1, whole genome shotgun sequence DNA harbors:
- the FAM76B gene encoding protein FAM76B isoform X1, with product MASALYACTKCNQRYPFEELSQGQQLCKECRIAHPMVKCTYCRSEFQQESKTNTICKKCAQNVKQFGTPKPCQYCNIIAAFIGTKCQRCTNSEKKYGPPQTCEQCKQQCAFDRKEEGRRKVDGKLLCWLCTLSYKRVLQKTKEQRKSLGSTHSNSSSSSLTEKDQHHSKHHHHHHHHHHRHSSSHHKISSLSPEGDQGIWKQSHKSTTTIQNETPKKKPKLESKPSNGDSMYYFSSSINQSTDSSGTDNFVLISQLKEEVMSLKRLLQQRDQTILEKDKKLTELKADFQYQENNLRTKMNGMEKAHKESVEQLQGKNRELLKQVAALSKGKKFDKSGSILTSP from the exons ATGGCCTCGGCTCTGTACGCCTGCACCAAGTGTAACCAGCGGTACCCGTTCGAGGAGCTTTCCCAGGGGCAGCAGctctgcaag GAGTGTCGTATTGCTCATCCTATGGTTAAGTGCACATACTGCAGATCAGAGtttcagcaggagag TAAAACCAACACTATATGCAAGAAATGTGCGCAAAATGTTAAGCAGTTTGGAACG cCCAAGCCTTGTCAGTACTGTAACATTATAGCAGCATTCATTGGCACAAAGTGTCAACGTTGCACCAACTCAGAGAAAAAATATGGACCTCCACAAACCTGCGAACAATGCAAACAGCAGTGCGCTTTTGACCGTAAGGAAGAAGGCAGAAGAAAG GTGGATGGGAAGTTGCTGTGTTGGCTTTGCACACTCTCCTACAAGAGGGTTCTACAGAAGACTAAGGAACAGAGAAAAAGCTTGGGCTCCACCCATTCTAATTCTTCATCCTCTTCCCTTACTGAGAAAGACCAGCATCACTCTaaacaccatcatcatcatcatcaccatcaccaccggCATAGCAGCAGCCACCACAA AATAAGTAGTCTAAGTCCCGAAGGAGACCAGGGAATTTGGAAGCAAAG TCATAAATCTACTACAACAATTCAGAATGAAACTCCAAAGAAAAAGCCCAAATTGGAATCCAAGCCATCAAATGGAGACAG CATGTATTATTTTAGTAGTTCAATCAATCAGTCGACGGACAGTAGTGGGACAGACAACTTTGTCCTTATCAGTCAATTAAAAGAAGAAGTTATGTCGCTGAAAAGGCTCTTGCAGCAGAGAGATCAGACAATTCTGGAAAAGGACAAGAAG CTTACTGAACTAAAAGCAGATTTCCAGTACCAAGAGAATAATTTGCGGACAAAGATGAATGGCATGGAAAAGGCTCACAAAGAATCTGTGGAGCAGTTGCAG
- the FAM76B gene encoding protein FAM76B isoform X2: protein MASALYACTKCNQRYPFEELSQGQQLCKECRIAHPMVKCTYCRSEFQQESKTNTICKKCAQNVKQFGTPKPCQYCNIIAAFIGTKCQRCTNSEKKYGPPQTCEQCKQQCAFDRKEEGRRKVDGKLLCWLCTLSYKRVLQKTKEQRKSLGSTHSNSSSSSLTEKDQHHSKHHHHHHHHHHRHSSSHHKISSLSPEGDQGIWKQSHKSTTTIQNETPKKKPKLESKPSNGDSSSINQSTDSSGTDNFVLISQLKEEVMSLKRLLQQRDQTILEKDKKLTELKADFQYQENNLRTKMNGMEKAHKESVEQLQGKNRELLKQVAALSKGKKFDKSGSILTSP, encoded by the exons ATGGCCTCGGCTCTGTACGCCTGCACCAAGTGTAACCAGCGGTACCCGTTCGAGGAGCTTTCCCAGGGGCAGCAGctctgcaag GAGTGTCGTATTGCTCATCCTATGGTTAAGTGCACATACTGCAGATCAGAGtttcagcaggagag TAAAACCAACACTATATGCAAGAAATGTGCGCAAAATGTTAAGCAGTTTGGAACG cCCAAGCCTTGTCAGTACTGTAACATTATAGCAGCATTCATTGGCACAAAGTGTCAACGTTGCACCAACTCAGAGAAAAAATATGGACCTCCACAAACCTGCGAACAATGCAAACAGCAGTGCGCTTTTGACCGTAAGGAAGAAGGCAGAAGAAAG GTGGATGGGAAGTTGCTGTGTTGGCTTTGCACACTCTCCTACAAGAGGGTTCTACAGAAGACTAAGGAACAGAGAAAAAGCTTGGGCTCCACCCATTCTAATTCTTCATCCTCTTCCCTTACTGAGAAAGACCAGCATCACTCTaaacaccatcatcatcatcatcaccatcaccaccggCATAGCAGCAGCCACCACAA AATAAGTAGTCTAAGTCCCGAAGGAGACCAGGGAATTTGGAAGCAAAG TCATAAATCTACTACAACAATTCAGAATGAAACTCCAAAGAAAAAGCCCAAATTGGAATCCAAGCCATCAAATGGAGACAG TAGTTCAATCAATCAGTCGACGGACAGTAGTGGGACAGACAACTTTGTCCTTATCAGTCAATTAAAAGAAGAAGTTATGTCGCTGAAAAGGCTCTTGCAGCAGAGAGATCAGACAATTCTGGAAAAGGACAAGAAG CTTACTGAACTAAAAGCAGATTTCCAGTACCAAGAGAATAATTTGCGGACAAAGATGAATGGCATGGAAAAGGCTCACAAAGAATCTGTGGAGCAGTTGCAG